The proteins below come from a single Corylus avellana chromosome ca3, CavTom2PMs-1.0 genomic window:
- the LOC132174532 gene encoding uncharacterized protein LOC132174532 — MVSKRCLVSFSIGAKYRDTVWCDVVDMETCHLLLGKPWQDDKAVIHDETKNMYSFMLGKTRSMLLHSPWAESKPSQGDVQSFVAKQELTDTESSIKGVVPGPIKELLGRFVNVVRAELLKAVPSLRDIQPQLDLVTGSNVPNHPHDIKSPKKLEELREQVEEPTKSRWIRESLKME, encoded by the exons ATGGTTTCTAAACGTTGTCTAGTGTCATTTTCCATTGGAGCTAAATATAGAGATACTGTATGGTGTGATGTGGTCGACATGGAGACGTGTCACCTGTTATTGGGCAAGCCGTGGCAAGATGATAAAGCTGTTATCCATGATGAAACAAAAAACATGTACAGCTTCATGTTGGGTAAAACCAGATCGATGTTGCTACATAGCCCATGGGCAGAGTCAAAACCTTCACAAGGGGATGTTCAATCCTTTGTAGCCAAGCAGGAGTTGACGGACACGGAAAGCAGCATCAAAGGAGTGGTACCGGGGCCGATAAAGGAGTTGTTGGGAAGATTTGTCAACGTGGTCCGAGCAGAATTACTGAAAGCGGTACCATCATTGCGAGACATTCAACCTCAACTTGATTTGGTTACGGGGTCAAATGTTCCTAATCATCCGCATGACATCAAGAGtcctaaaaagcttgaagaatTGAGGGAACAAGTAGAAGAA cccactaagtcacgctggaTTAGAGAGAGCTTAAAAATGGAGTAA